In the Telopea speciosissima isolate NSW1024214 ecotype Mountain lineage chromosome 2, Tspe_v1, whole genome shotgun sequence genome, one interval contains:
- the LOC122651057 gene encoding protein SOB FIVE-LIKE 4-like — protein sequence MEPSSQLFGETEECSSSESGWTTYIASPVHCDDTQEDDDDDDEKDGNNDSDDSMASDASTGPNHGEGELLCDSGEDDKKCYSYTKTYRNKKKEKKKDEDRGRSEAVKQESVEMANSATSSVNSSVKLETIIYGYILYMLHL from the exons ATGGAGCCTTCTTCCCAACTCTTTGGAGAAACAGAAGAATGCAGCAGTAGTGAATCTGGATGGACAACTTATATTGCTTCTCCTGTGCACTGTGATGATActcaagaagatgatgatgatgatgatgagaaggATGGAAACAATGACAGTGATGACTCCATGGCTTCTGATGCCTCAACTGGTCCCAACCATGGTGAAGGTGAACTTCTGTGTGACAGTGGTGAGGATGACAAGAAGTGCTATTCCTACACCAAAACTTacaggaacaagaagaaggagaagaaaaaagatgaaGACAGAGGAAGATCAGAAGCTGTGAAACAAGAGTCGGTGGAGATGGCAAATAGTGCTACTAGTTCTGTCAACAGTAGTGTGAAG CTAGAGACCATAATCTATGGCTATATCCTCTATATGCTCCATTTGTGA
- the LOC122651589 gene encoding 6-phosphogluconate dehydrogenase, decarboxylating 1-like: protein MADNSNLTRIGLAGLAVMGQNLALNIAEKGFPISVYNRSTIKVDETVERAKKEGDLPLFGFHDPESFVQSIQKPRVIIMLVKAGAPVDDTIKTLSVYMEKGDCIIDGGNEWYENTERRAKSMAELGLQYLGMGVSGGEEGARHGPSLMPGGSFEAYKSIEDILLKVAAQVPDSGPCVTYVGDGGSGNFVKMVHNGIEYGDMQLIAEAYDVLKTVGKLSNEELHEVFAEWNKGELLSFLVEITADIFTIKDDKADGYLVDKVLDKTGMKGTGKWTVQQAADLSIAAPTIAASLDSRFISGMKDERTEAAKVFEAAGVNDIFADQDVDKQQLIDDVRQALYAAKICSYAQGMNLIRAKSIEKGWDLKLGELARIWKGGCIIRAVFLDRIKQAYDRNPDLANLLVDPEFAKEIIERQSAWRKVVCLAISSGISTPGMSVSLAYFDTYRRARLPANLVQAQRDYFGAHTYERTDGPGAFHTEWFKLANQLK from the coding sequence ATGGCTGACAACTCAAACCTGACAAGAATAGGCCTTGCGGGTCTTGCTGTCATGGGCCAAAATCTTGCCCTCAATATTGCGGAGAAAGGGTTCCCCATTTCTGTTTACAACCGGAGTACCATCAAAGTTGATGAGACTGTTGAGCGAGCCAAAAAGGAGGGAGACCTCCCTCTATTTGGTTTTCATGATCCTGAATCCTTTGTTCAATCAATCCAGAAACCTCGTGTCATCATCATGCTTGTTAAGGCTGGGGCCCCTGTTGACGATACCATCAAAACTCTCTCCGTCTACATGGAGAAAGGTGATTGTATAATTGATGGTGGTAATGAGTGGTATGAGAACACGGAGAGGAGAGCCAAATCCATGGCTGAACTAGGCCTGCAATATTTAGGAATGGGAGTTTCAGGAGGTGAAGAAGGAGCCCGACATGGCCCCTCTTTGATGCCTGGAGGGTCCTTTGAGGCCTATAAGTCCATCGAGGATATCCTTCTCAAGGTGGCAGCACAGGTCCCTGACAGTGGTCCCTGTGTTACTTATGTAGGCGACGGAGGATCTGGTAATTTTGTTAAGATGGTGCACAATGGGATTGAATATGGTGATATGCAGCTGATTGCAGAAGCATATGATGTTCTGAAAACAGTTGGAAAGCTTTCCAATGAGGAATTACACGAGGTCTTTGCAGAGTGGAACAAGGGGGAGCTTCTGAGCTTCTTGGTTGAGATTACTGCAGATATTTTTACAATTAAGGATGATAAGGCAGATGGTTATTTGGTTGATAAGGTCTTGGACAAGACTGGAATGAAGGGTACTGGTAAATGGACTGTTCAACAAGCTGCTGATCTATCAATTGCAGCTCCCACAATAGCAGCTTCTTTGGATTCAAGGTTCATCAGTGGAATGAAGGATGAAAGAACTGAAGCTGCAAAGGTTTTCGAAGCAGCTGGTGTTAATGACATCTTTGCTGATCAAGATGTTGATAAGCAGCAACTGATTGATGACGTGAGGCAAGCTCTTTATGCAGCCAAGATTTGTAGCTACGCACAGGGGATGAATCTGATCCGTGCAAAGAGCATTGAGAAGGGCTGGGATTTGAAGTTGGGAGAGCTGGCCAGAATTTGGAAGGGAGGCTGTATCATCCGTGCTGTGTTCTTGGATCGTATCAAGCAGGCCTATGATAGGAACCCAGATCTTGCAAATCTTCTTGTAGATCCTGAGTTTGCAAAAGAAATTATTGAGCGACAATCTGCATGGAGAAAAGTTGTCTGCCTAGCTATCAGCTCTGGTATAAGCACTCCTGGTATGTCTGTTAGTCTTGCTTATTTTGATACTTACAGGAGGGCGAGGCTTCCAGCTAATTTAGTCCAAGCTCAAAGAGACTATTTTGGAGCTCACACCTATGAGAGGACTGATGGGCCAGGAGCCTTCCACACTGAATGGTTCAAGCTTGCAAATCAGTTGAAATAA